The Spirosoma foliorum genome has a window encoding:
- a CDS encoding TonB-dependent receptor — protein sequence MVSTVYRAVQSPSSWLTAYRWLRPTLNSLDLSNIDRVEVVQGAASASIYGAQGANGVIQDFTKRVKKGLCS from the coding sequence AGTGTACAGGGCGGTACAAAGCCCCTCATCATGGTTGACGGCGTACAGGTGGCTTCGACCCACACTTAACTCGCTCGATTTGAGCAATATTGATCGGGTAGAGGTTGTTCAGGGAGCGGCTTCGGCTTCTATTTATGGTGCGCAGGGAGCAAACGGCGTAATTCAGGATTTTACCAAAAGGGTAAAAAAAGGCCTATGCAGTTAA